From Cannabis sativa cultivar Pink pepper isolate KNU-18-1 chromosome 8, ASM2916894v1, whole genome shotgun sequence, a single genomic window includes:
- the LOC115698714 gene encoding LOW QUALITY PROTEIN: glutathione S-transferase U10 (The sequence of the model RefSeq protein was modified relative to this genomic sequence to represent the inferred CDS: inserted 2 bases in 1 codon), translating into MEDKQSEVILIGIWRSSYCQRIELALKLKGIPHKYVEEDLSNKSELLLHHNSIHKKVPVLIHNGKPIAESLVILEYIDEHWNNSPKLFPDDPYLRAKLRFWANFYDQKIMVAILPIIMSKGKQREKAIEEMNELLRVFIEGIMKDFPEKFPFXDGQNLGLLEVIAGTNLCNYKAFNEAVAVAWSPEKTPPELLTWVNALNQHPLIKQTIPPHHKLVAAIMEKFSRFLKHDA; encoded by the exons ATGGAAGACAAGCAAAGTGAGGTTATACTTATTGGGATATGGCGGAGTTCCTATTGCCAAAGAATTGAGCTAGCTCTTAAACTTAAGGGCATACCCCACAAGTATGTAGAGGAAGATCTATCAAACAAGAGTGAATTACTCCTTCACCATAATTCTATCCATAAGAAAGTACCTGTCCTTATCCACAATGGGAAACCCATTGCAGAGTCACTTGTTATTCTCGAATATATTGACGAGCACTGGAACAACTCTCCTAAACTCTTCCCTGATGATCCCTATCTGAGAGCCAAACTTCGCTTTTGGGCCAACTTCTACGACCAAAAG ATCATGGTGGCAATCTTACCTATCATCATGTCCAAAGGCAAACAACGAGAGAAAGCAATTGAGGAGATGAACGAGTTGCTAAGGGTGTTTATAGAAGGAATCATGAAAGATTTTCCTGAGAAATTTCCCTT TGATGGTCAGAATTTAGGACTTTTGGAAGTGATTGCGGGCACAAACCTTTGCAATTATAAAGCGTTTAATGAGGCAGTGGCAGTGGCTTGGAGTCCTGAGAAAACTCCCCCAGAGTTGTTGACATGGGTCAATGCTTTAAACCAACATCCTTTGATCAAGCAAACAATTCCACCTCATCACAAATTAGTGGCCGCCATAATGGAAAAGTTTTCCCGTTTCCTAAAGCATGATGCATGA
- the LOC115698713 gene encoding protein FEZ, whose product MDHERSEGDKLEEVMLPGFRFHPTDEELVGFYLKRKIQQRPLSIELIKQLDIYKYDPWDLPKLASTGEKEWYFYCPRDRKYRNSTRPNRVTGAGFWKATGTDRPIYSSEGTKCIGLKKSLVFYKGRAAKGLKTDWMMHEFRLPSLTDHSVVPSKRLLDYKNFSANDSWAICRIFKKTNSSAQRALSQSWVSHLSVDHQPSCTTTTTTTTTQFGSDLTSNNNNNNNMSSSLGTKTSSPIQFCTTNNRNDIQNSSANNNSSSISLTYPPLDHFASYKAFHNSNINISSCSSSGDHFSPASFLFPISPPDNISPNSTMLLNMSSVLGDYHHHHHHHHHQGVDLMMTNGISHEEDHQCTNNDVNGFSMGLPYELFQGNILGNMVCNTTTNTSTDQSSMMTRNNIHEEDEDQTWDAVRSLGFNPFSTLPLPPLNTAMADPWKPSLLWDSSSPCPTETSTNFPNSSNKCYT is encoded by the exons ATGGATCATGAGAGAAGTGAAGGAGATAAACTGGAGGAAGTGATGTTGCCTGGTTTTAGATTCCATCCCACTGATGAGGAACTTGTGGGGTTTTATCTAAAGAGAAAGATTCAACAGCGCCCTCTCTCCATTGAGCTCATCAAACAACTTGACATCTATAAATATGATCCTTGGGATCTTCCTA AGTTAGCGAGCACCGGAGAGAAAGAGTGGTATTTCTACTGCCCTAGGGATAGGAAGTACAGGAACAGCACCAGACCAAACCGGGTGACCGGAGCAGGGTTTTGGAAAGCCACAGGGACCGACCGCCCTATATACTCGTCTGAGGGCACAAAATGCATTGGTTTGAAGAAATCTCTTGTTTTCTACAAAGGTAGAGCTGCTAAGGGCCTCAAAACTGACTGGATGATGCATGAGTTTCGGCTACCTTCTCTCACCGATCACTCTGTTGTTCCATCGAAGAGATTATTGGACTACAAAAACTTCTCCgctaat GATTCTTGGGCAATATGTAGAATATTCAAGAAAACCAACTCATCAGCTCAAAGAGCTCTCTCTCAATCTTGGGTTTCTCACTTATCAGTCGATCATCAACCAAGCTGTACTACCACTACTACTACAACTACTACTCAGTTTGGTTCAGATCTCacaagcaacaacaacaacaataataatatgtcaTCATCACTTGGAACCAAAACCAGTTCACCGATCCAGTTTTGTACTACTAATAATAGAAACGACATACAAAACTCGTCGGCCAATAATAATAGTAGTAGCATAAGTTTGACTTACCCTCCTCTTGATCACTTTGCTTCTTACAAAGCCTTTCATAACTCCAATATTAACATTTCAAGCTGTAGTAGTAGTGGAGATCACTTCTCCCCAGCTAGCTTCCTATTCCCAATATCCCCTCCAGATAATATTTCTCCTAATTCCACTATGCTACTAAACATGTCTTCAGTACTTGGagattatcatcatcatcatcatcatcatcatcatcagggTGTTGATTTGATGATGACCAATGGAATATCACACGAGGAGGATCACCAATGTACTAATAACGATGTTAACGGCTTCTCAATGGGGTTGCCCTATGAGCTTTTTCAAGGGAATATTCTTGGTAACATGGTTTGTAATACGACGACTAATACTAGTACAGATCAAAGTTCCATGATGACAAGGAATAATATTCATGAGGAGGATGAAGATCAGACGTGGGACGCTGTTCGGTCCCTTGGTTTCAATCCGTTTAGTACTTTGCCTTTGCCACCTTTGAATACGGCTATGGCGGATCCATGGAAGCCGAGCTTGCTATGGGACTCCTCCTCGCCATGTCCTACCGAGACGTCCACAAATTTTCCCAATAGCAGTAACAAATGCTATACTTAG